A single Anopheles funestus chromosome 2RL, idAnoFuneDA-416_04, whole genome shotgun sequence DNA region contains:
- the LOC125762311 gene encoding ethanolaminephosphotransferase 1 isoform X4 translates to MIGIKYLNDAHLKGFEKYKYNCVDTSILSVYVMHPFWNKVVLYCPRWIAPNLLTFSGFLLTVVNFFLIAYYDYDFRAATKTPIPIPDWVWILAAINLFVAYTLDGIDGKQARRTGTSGPLGELFDHGLDSYSAVLIPIYMFTIFGAADLPPVRMYFITLNVFLNFYLPHVEKYLTGVMFLPWGYDFVMWGVSITLAITGILGAEFWQIPIFGVKPCHIFEMTLYVSAVITSHPIIIHNVYKSYRDKTGKMRSFSEAIRPLVPLSSLFIMCTVWVLCSRNGIIDMEPRLYFVMCGTLFSNICCRLIVAQMSDTRADLWNGLLNLLCVVAFFCILPYPLLGMPELSIQVERYLLYGLTFCVTIAHIHYGAGVVREMCHHFRIRCFKIVPLEKRKAKLALV, encoded by the exons ATGATCGGGATTAAATATCTGAACGATGCCCACCTTAAGGGGTTCGAAAAGTACAAG TACAACTGCGTCGATACAAGTATTCTTAGTGTTTATGTTATGCACCCGTTCTGGAATAAGGTCGTCCTATATTGTCCACGGTGGATTGCACCGAACCTACTTACCTTTTCCGGTTTTCTGCTGACGGtggtgaatttttttctgatagcATATTACGACTACGATTTTCGAGCAGCCACCAAAACTCCCATACCCATACCGGATTGGGTATGGATCTTAGCAGCGATCAATCTATTTGTAGCCTATACTTTAG ACGGTATCGATGGCAAACAGGCACGAAGAACTGGAACCAGTGGACCACTGGGTGAATTGTTCGATCACGGGCTCGATTCTTACTCGGCAGTTCTGATACCAATCTACATGTTCACCATATTCGGTGCTGCCGATCTACCACCGGTGCGAATGTACTTCATTACACTGAACGTGTTCCTTAACTTCTATCTGCCACATGTGGAGAAGTACCTGACCGGGGTAATGTTCCTGCCCTGGGGTTATGATTTTGTCATGTGG GGCGTATCGATAACTTTAGCGATCACAGGAATACTGGGAGCTGAGTTTTGGCAAATTCCCATCTTTGGTGTGAAACCTTGTCACATATTCGAGATGACACTTTACGTGTCTGCCGTCATTACTAGTCATCCCATTATTATACACAATGTTTACAA ATCTTATCGCGACAAAACGGGTAAAATGCGATCATTCAGCGAAGCAATCCGACCATTAGTACCGCTTAGCAGTCTATTTATTATGTGTACCGTGTGGGTACTGTGCTCACGAAATGGAATAATCGATATGGAACCAAGACTGTACTTTGTAATGTGTGGTACACTTTTCTCCAACATTTGT tgCCGTCTTATTGTAGCTCAAATGTCTGATACTCGGGCGGATCTTTGGAACGGGCTGCTCAACTTGCTGTGTGTGGTTGCCTTCTTCTGTATCCTGCCCTATCCACTCCTTGGTATGCCCGAGCTAAGCATCCAGGTCGAACGATACCTGCTGTACGGGTTGACATTCTGCGTCACGATCGCGCACATACACTACGGTGCAGGAGTAGTACGCGAAATGTGTCATCATTTCCGGATTCGTTGTTTCAAA ATCGTCCCACTGGAAAAGCGAAAAGCGAAACTAGCTCTGGTTTAG
- the LOC125762311 gene encoding ethanolaminephosphotransferase 1 isoform X2, giving the protein MIGIKYLNDAHLKGFEKYKYNCVDTSILSVYVMHPFWNKVVLYCPRWIAPNLLTFSGFLLTVVNFFLIAYYDYDFRAATKTPIPIPDWVWILAAINLFVAYTLDGIDGKQARRTGTSGPLGELFDHGLDSYSAVLIPIYMFTIFGAADLPPVRMYFITLNVFLNFYLPHVEKYLTGVMFLPWGYDFVMWGVSITLAITGILGAEFWQIPIFGVKPCHIFEMTLYVSAVITSHPIIIHNVYKSYRDKTGKMRSFSEAIRPLVPLSSLFIMCTVWVLCSRNGIIDMEPRLYFVMCGTLFSNICCRLIVAQMSDTRADLWNGLLNLLCVVAFFCILPYPLLGMPELSIQVERYLLYGLTFCVTIAHIHYGAGVVREMCHHFRIRCFKVRSDASKLTASTNNLDVNRNGSYPNKHHLNHRQIKSK; this is encoded by the exons ATGATCGGGATTAAATATCTGAACGATGCCCACCTTAAGGGGTTCGAAAAGTACAAG TACAACTGCGTCGATACAAGTATTCTTAGTGTTTATGTTATGCACCCGTTCTGGAATAAGGTCGTCCTATATTGTCCACGGTGGATTGCACCGAACCTACTTACCTTTTCCGGTTTTCTGCTGACGGtggtgaatttttttctgatagcATATTACGACTACGATTTTCGAGCAGCCACCAAAACTCCCATACCCATACCGGATTGGGTATGGATCTTAGCAGCGATCAATCTATTTGTAGCCTATACTTTAG ACGGTATCGATGGCAAACAGGCACGAAGAACTGGAACCAGTGGACCACTGGGTGAATTGTTCGATCACGGGCTCGATTCTTACTCGGCAGTTCTGATACCAATCTACATGTTCACCATATTCGGTGCTGCCGATCTACCACCGGTGCGAATGTACTTCATTACACTGAACGTGTTCCTTAACTTCTATCTGCCACATGTGGAGAAGTACCTGACCGGGGTAATGTTCCTGCCCTGGGGTTATGATTTTGTCATGTGG GGCGTATCGATAACTTTAGCGATCACAGGAATACTGGGAGCTGAGTTTTGGCAAATTCCCATCTTTGGTGTGAAACCTTGTCACATATTCGAGATGACACTTTACGTGTCTGCCGTCATTACTAGTCATCCCATTATTATACACAATGTTTACAA ATCTTATCGCGACAAAACGGGTAAAATGCGATCATTCAGCGAAGCAATCCGACCATTAGTACCGCTTAGCAGTCTATTTATTATGTGTACCGTGTGGGTACTGTGCTCACGAAATGGAATAATCGATATGGAACCAAGACTGTACTTTGTAATGTGTGGTACACTTTTCTCCAACATTTGT tgCCGTCTTATTGTAGCTCAAATGTCTGATACTCGGGCGGATCTTTGGAACGGGCTGCTCAACTTGCTGTGTGTGGTTGCCTTCTTCTGTATCCTGCCCTATCCACTCCTTGGTATGCCCGAGCTAAGCATCCAGGTCGAACGATACCTGCTGTACGGGTTGACATTCTGCGTCACGATCGCGCACATACACTACGGTGCAGGAGTAGTACGCGAAATGTGTCATCATTTCCGGATTCGTTGTTTCAAAGTAAGATCGGATGCTAGTAAGCTTACTGCGAGTACTAATAACCTAGATGTTAACCGTAACGGTAGCTATCCTAACAAACATCATCTTAACCACCGCCAGATTAAATCCAAGTAA
- the LOC125762287 gene encoding alpha-aminoadipic semialdehyde synthase, mitochondrial: MFRILKCSEHLSVRQFTRGKHTGKVIAIRREDQSVWERRASFPPAVVKKLIKQGVKVIVQPSNRRAYPMQAYLNAGATVQEDISEASVIFGVKQVPVDALIPQKTYCFFSHTIKAQESNMPLLDACLEKNIRLVDYEKLMDRNGLRLVAFGKYAGVAGMVNILHGLGLRLLALGHHTPFMHVGPAHNYRNSSMARQAVRDCGYEISLGMMPKSIGPLTFIFTGSGNVSQGAQEVFQELPVEFVPPEMLRKVAEHGSTNKLYGCEVSRSDHLERREGGKFDPVEYDQYPERYISTFSNNIAPYASVIVNGIYWAVGAPKLITIPDAKNLLRPANTPWLPTSRGSPALPHRMLAICDISADPGGSIEFMNECTTIDTPFCLYDADRNKDQKSFKGPGVLVCSIDNMPTQLPREATDFFGDLLYPYALDILQSDASKPLAEHNFCQPVEGAIICSNGSLTPGYEYINELRELNSRSRHKTEGSYEGKKRVLVLGAGFVSAPLVEYLHRESNVSIKVASQYKEEADRLAHRYQGVESVYVNVQDESANLQNLCEESDVVVSLLPYSLHSVIAKHCIAGKTHLVTASYVNDDINALHSAAQDAGVTIMNEVGLDPGIDHLLALECIQDVQENGGVVESFVSFCGGLPAPEHSDNPLRYKFSWSPRGVLLNTLSAAKYLSKGQVVEITGGGELMSAPRELEFLPGFALEGFPNRDSTKYQSLYGLTNINTLLRGTIRYKGFSDTIKPMQLLGLIDPNPHPLLHPHGPELTWRQLIVNMLGLADADIFIENLKYKLAERVGTIEGLEELGLLENAPVVKMGSPLDTLSYYLSKKLAFADTERDLVVLRHDVGIRWSDGRREERGINFVVYGQPASEGGHSAMAKTVGFPAAIAAKMIIDGEIQQRGVVLPFSADIYRPMLARLEQEGLTATTTTKVL, from the exons ATGTTtcgtattttaaaatgtagtGAACACTTATCAGTGCGACAATTTACTCGTGGCAAACAT ACTGGCAAAGTGATCGCTATTCGCCGAGAAGATCAATCAGTATGGGAACGTCGAGCTTCCTTTCCACCCGCGGTGGTGAAAAAACTCATCAAACAGGGCGTCAAGGTGATAGTACAACCGTCCAACAGGCGAGCCTACCCGATGCAG GCTTATCTAAATGCAGGCGCCACCGTTCAGGAGGACATTAGCGAAGCATCCGTCATCTTTGGTGTAAAGCAAGTTCCCGTTGATGCGCTGATCCCGCAGAAAACATACTGCTTCTTTTCCCACACGATTAAAGCACAGGAATCGAACATGCCACTGCTAGATGCTTGTCTGGAGAAAAACATTCGGCTAGTCGATTACGAGAAGCTGATGGATCGCAACGGTTTGCGTTTGGTGGCGTTTGGAAAATATGCCGGTGTGGCCGGTatggtgaacattttgcacGGCCTTGGCTTAAGATTGTTGGCGCTCGGACATCATACTCCTTTTATG CACGTTGGTCCAGCTCATAATTATCGCAATTCGTCAATGGCACGACAAGCCGTACGAGACTGTGGATACGAAATTTCCCTTGGCATGATGCCGAAATCCATCGGACCACTTACATTCATCTTTACCGGCTCCGGTAATGTTTCACAAGGAGCGCAAGAAGTTTTCCAGGAGTTGCCAGTTGAGTTCGTTCCACCGGAGATGCTTCGCAAAGTGGCCGAACACGGTTCGACTAACAAGCTCTACGGATGCGAGGTGAGCCGTTCCGATCATCTCGAGCGACGCGAGGGCGGTAAATTTGACCCCGTTGAGTATGATCAGTATCCGGAACGATACATCTCTACCTTCAGCAATAACATTGCACCGTACGCGTCCGTGATTGTGAACGGAATTTACTGGGCAGTCGGAGCACCGAAACTGATCACGATTCCCGATGCGAAAAATCTTCTCCGACCAGCGAATACTCCCTGGCTGCCAACAAGCCGAGGTTCTCCAGCGCTGCCGCACCGAATGTTGGCCATTTGCGATATTTCTGCCGATCCGGGTGGTTCGATCGAATTCATGAACGAATGCACTACGATCGATACGCCGTTCTGTCTGTATGATGCCGATCGTAATAAGGATCAGAAGAGTTTCAAGGGTCCTGGAGTGTTGGTTTGTTCGATCGATAACATGCCCACACAGTTGCCCCGGGAAGCAACGGACTTCTTTGGTGATCTGCTGTACCCCTACGCTCTGGACATTCTGCAGAGTGATGCCTCGAAGCCACTGGCGGAACACAACTTCTGTCAACCTGTGGAAGGAGCGATCATATGCAGCAATGGAAGTCTTACACCAGGTTACGAGTATATCAATGAGCTCCGGGAGTTGAACAGCCGGTCACGCCATAAGACGGAAGGATCTTACGAAGGCAAGAAGCGAGTGCTAGTGCTGGGAGCCGGATTCGTGTCGGCCCCACTTGTGGAGTACCTTCACCGTGAGTCGAACGTTAGTATTAAGGTAGCGTCTCAATACAAGGAAGAAGCGGATCGATTGGCACACCGATACCAAGGTGTAGAGTCGGTGTACGTCAATGTGCAAGACGAAAGTGCCAACTTACAGAATCTGTGCGAGGAAAGCGACGTAGTGGTGTCACTGCTGCCATATTCACTGCACAGTGTTATCGCGAAGCACTGCATCGCGGGCAAGACTCATCTAGTGACGGCCAGTTATGTGAACGATGATATCAATGCCCTGCACAGTGCTGCCCAGGATGCTGGTGTTACCATCATGAACGAGGTCGGACTTGACCCCGGTATCGATCATCTGCTGGCACTTGAGTGCATTCAGGACGTGCAGGAGAACGGTGGTGTAGTGGAGTCGTTCGTCAGCTTCTGTGGAGGACTTCCGGCACCGGAACACTCGGACAATCCGCTGCGCTACAAATTCTCCTGGTCTCCGCGGGGTGTCCTACTGAATACGCTATCTGCTGCAAAGTACCTGAGCAAGGGTCAAGTCGTGGAAATAACCGGTGGCGGTGAGCTTATGTCGGCACCGCGAGAACTCGAGTTCTTACCAGGGTTTGCGCTGGAAGGTTTTCCTAATCGCGATTCTACCAAGTATCAGTCGCTGTATGGACTAACAAACATTAACACTCTGCTGCGAGGAACGATCCGTTACAAGGGTTTCTCCGATACGATTAAGCCGATGCAGTTACTCGGACTGATCGATCCCAACCCTCATCCATTGCTGCATCCTCACGGTCCCGAGCTGACCTGGAGGCAGCTTATAGTAAACATGCTCGGACTGGCCGATGCGGATATTTTCATTGAAAACCTTAAGTATAAGCTAGCGGAGCGCGTAGGCACAATCGAGGGCTTGGAAGAATTGGGATTGCTGGAAAATGCTCCCGTAGTGAAGATGGGTTCTCCGTTGGATACGCTTAGCTATTACCTGTCGAAAAAGCTAGCCTTTG CTGACACCGAACGGGATCTGGTCGTGCTGCGTCATGACGTTGGAATTCGTTGGAGCGATggacgacgtgaagaacgcggTATAAACTTTGTCGTGTATGGTCAACCTGCCTCGGAAGGAGGTCACTCTGCAATGGCCAAAACAGTCGGATTTCCGGCAGCTATTGCAGCAAAAATGATTATCGATG GTGAAATCCAACAACGTGGTGTGGTATTACCATTTTCGGCTGATATCTACCGACCCATGCTGGCCCGTCTGGAGCAGGAAGGTCTAACGGCGACAACGACCACGAAGGTTCTATGA
- the LOC125762311 gene encoding ethanolaminephosphotransferase 1 isoform X3, translating into MIGIKYLNDAHLKGFEKYKYNCVDTSILSVYVMHPFWNKVVLYCPRWIAPNLLTFSGFLLTVVNFFLIAYYDYDFRAATKTPIPIPDWVWILAAINLFVAYTLDGIDGKQARRTGTSGPLGELFDHGLDSYSAVLIPIYMFTIFGAADLPPVRMYFITLNVFLNFYLPHVEKYLTGVMFLPWGYDFVMWGVSITLAITGILGAEFWQIPIFGVKPCHIFEMTLYVSAVITSHPIIIHNVYKSYRDKTGKMRSFSEAIRPLVPLSSLFIMCTVWVLCSRNGIIDMEPRLYFVMCGTLFSNICCRLIVAQMSDTRADLWNGLLNLLCVVAFFCILPYPLLGMPELSIQVERYLLYGLTFCVTIAHIHYGAGVVREMCHHFRIRCFKIPTTPLPQTTPPADDMEDIEL; encoded by the exons ATGATCGGGATTAAATATCTGAACGATGCCCACCTTAAGGGGTTCGAAAAGTACAAG TACAACTGCGTCGATACAAGTATTCTTAGTGTTTATGTTATGCACCCGTTCTGGAATAAGGTCGTCCTATATTGTCCACGGTGGATTGCACCGAACCTACTTACCTTTTCCGGTTTTCTGCTGACGGtggtgaatttttttctgatagcATATTACGACTACGATTTTCGAGCAGCCACCAAAACTCCCATACCCATACCGGATTGGGTATGGATCTTAGCAGCGATCAATCTATTTGTAGCCTATACTTTAG ACGGTATCGATGGCAAACAGGCACGAAGAACTGGAACCAGTGGACCACTGGGTGAATTGTTCGATCACGGGCTCGATTCTTACTCGGCAGTTCTGATACCAATCTACATGTTCACCATATTCGGTGCTGCCGATCTACCACCGGTGCGAATGTACTTCATTACACTGAACGTGTTCCTTAACTTCTATCTGCCACATGTGGAGAAGTACCTGACCGGGGTAATGTTCCTGCCCTGGGGTTATGATTTTGTCATGTGG GGCGTATCGATAACTTTAGCGATCACAGGAATACTGGGAGCTGAGTTTTGGCAAATTCCCATCTTTGGTGTGAAACCTTGTCACATATTCGAGATGACACTTTACGTGTCTGCCGTCATTACTAGTCATCCCATTATTATACACAATGTTTACAA ATCTTATCGCGACAAAACGGGTAAAATGCGATCATTCAGCGAAGCAATCCGACCATTAGTACCGCTTAGCAGTCTATTTATTATGTGTACCGTGTGGGTACTGTGCTCACGAAATGGAATAATCGATATGGAACCAAGACTGTACTTTGTAATGTGTGGTACACTTTTCTCCAACATTTGT tgCCGTCTTATTGTAGCTCAAATGTCTGATACTCGGGCGGATCTTTGGAACGGGCTGCTCAACTTGCTGTGTGTGGTTGCCTTCTTCTGTATCCTGCCCTATCCACTCCTTGGTATGCCCGAGCTAAGCATCCAGGTCGAACGATACCTGCTGTACGGGTTGACATTCTGCGTCACGATCGCGCACATACACTACGGTGCAGGAGTAGTACGCGAAATGTGTCATCATTTCCGGATTCGTTGTTTCAAA ATACCAACCACTCCGTTACCGCAGACAACCCCGCCAGCGGACGATATGGAGGACATCGAGCTGTGA
- the LOC125762311 gene encoding ethanolaminephosphotransferase 1 isoform X5 yields MIGIKYLNDAHLKGFEKYKYNCVDTSILSVYVMHPFWNKVVLYCPRWIAPNLLTFSGFLLTVVNFFLIAYYDYDFRAATKTPIPIPDWVWILAAINLFVAYTLDGIDGKQARRTGTSGPLGELFDHGLDSYSAVLIPIYMFTIFGAADLPPVRMYFITLNVFLNFYLPHVEKYLTGVMFLPWGYDFVMWGVSITLAITGILGAEFWQIPIFGVKPCHIFEMTLYVSAVITSHPIIIHNVYKSYRDKTGKMRSFSEAIRPLVPLSSLFIMCTVWVLCSRNGIIDMEPRLYFVMCGTLFSNICCRLIVAQMSDTRADLWNGLLNLLCVVAFFCILPYPLLGMPELSIQVERYLLYGLTFCVTIAHIHYGAGVVREMCHHFRIRCFKIAPHDKPLLSY; encoded by the exons ATGATCGGGATTAAATATCTGAACGATGCCCACCTTAAGGGGTTCGAAAAGTACAAG TACAACTGCGTCGATACAAGTATTCTTAGTGTTTATGTTATGCACCCGTTCTGGAATAAGGTCGTCCTATATTGTCCACGGTGGATTGCACCGAACCTACTTACCTTTTCCGGTTTTCTGCTGACGGtggtgaatttttttctgatagcATATTACGACTACGATTTTCGAGCAGCCACCAAAACTCCCATACCCATACCGGATTGGGTATGGATCTTAGCAGCGATCAATCTATTTGTAGCCTATACTTTAG ACGGTATCGATGGCAAACAGGCACGAAGAACTGGAACCAGTGGACCACTGGGTGAATTGTTCGATCACGGGCTCGATTCTTACTCGGCAGTTCTGATACCAATCTACATGTTCACCATATTCGGTGCTGCCGATCTACCACCGGTGCGAATGTACTTCATTACACTGAACGTGTTCCTTAACTTCTATCTGCCACATGTGGAGAAGTACCTGACCGGGGTAATGTTCCTGCCCTGGGGTTATGATTTTGTCATGTGG GGCGTATCGATAACTTTAGCGATCACAGGAATACTGGGAGCTGAGTTTTGGCAAATTCCCATCTTTGGTGTGAAACCTTGTCACATATTCGAGATGACACTTTACGTGTCTGCCGTCATTACTAGTCATCCCATTATTATACACAATGTTTACAA ATCTTATCGCGACAAAACGGGTAAAATGCGATCATTCAGCGAAGCAATCCGACCATTAGTACCGCTTAGCAGTCTATTTATTATGTGTACCGTGTGGGTACTGTGCTCACGAAATGGAATAATCGATATGGAACCAAGACTGTACTTTGTAATGTGTGGTACACTTTTCTCCAACATTTGT tgCCGTCTTATTGTAGCTCAAATGTCTGATACTCGGGCGGATCTTTGGAACGGGCTGCTCAACTTGCTGTGTGTGGTTGCCTTCTTCTGTATCCTGCCCTATCCACTCCTTGGTATGCCCGAGCTAAGCATCCAGGTCGAACGATACCTGCTGTACGGGTTGACATTCTGCGTCACGATCGCGCACATACACTACGGTGCAGGAGTAGTACGCGAAATGTGTCATCATTTCCGGATTCGTTGTTTCAAA ATTGCGCCGCACGATAAGCCATTACTAAGTTACTAA
- the LOC125762311 gene encoding ethanolaminephosphotransferase 1 isoform X1 gives MIGIKYLNDAHLKGFEKYKYNCVDTSILSVYVMHPFWNKVVLYCPRWIAPNLLTFSGFLLTVVNFFLIAYYDYDFRAATKTPIPIPDWVWILAAINLFVAYTLDGIDGKQARRTGTSGPLGELFDHGLDSYSAVLIPIYMFTIFGAADLPPVRMYFITLNVFLNFYLPHVEKYLTGVMFLPWGYDFVMWGVSITLAITGILGAEFWQIPIFGVKPCHIFEMTLYVSAVITSHPIIIHNVYKSYRDKTGKMRSFSEAIRPLVPLSSLFIMCTVWVLCSRNGIIDMEPRLYFVMCGTLFSNICCRLIVAQMSDTRADLWNGLLNLLCVVAFFCILPYPLLGMPELSIQVERYLLYGLTFCVTIAHIHYGAGVVREMCHHFRIRCFKKFSMPYSQMISPTVPYLRKDELRNPHSPSASSMRGYPCDRNR, from the exons ATGATCGGGATTAAATATCTGAACGATGCCCACCTTAAGGGGTTCGAAAAGTACAAG TACAACTGCGTCGATACAAGTATTCTTAGTGTTTATGTTATGCACCCGTTCTGGAATAAGGTCGTCCTATATTGTCCACGGTGGATTGCACCGAACCTACTTACCTTTTCCGGTTTTCTGCTGACGGtggtgaatttttttctgatagcATATTACGACTACGATTTTCGAGCAGCCACCAAAACTCCCATACCCATACCGGATTGGGTATGGATCTTAGCAGCGATCAATCTATTTGTAGCCTATACTTTAG ACGGTATCGATGGCAAACAGGCACGAAGAACTGGAACCAGTGGACCACTGGGTGAATTGTTCGATCACGGGCTCGATTCTTACTCGGCAGTTCTGATACCAATCTACATGTTCACCATATTCGGTGCTGCCGATCTACCACCGGTGCGAATGTACTTCATTACACTGAACGTGTTCCTTAACTTCTATCTGCCACATGTGGAGAAGTACCTGACCGGGGTAATGTTCCTGCCCTGGGGTTATGATTTTGTCATGTGG GGCGTATCGATAACTTTAGCGATCACAGGAATACTGGGAGCTGAGTTTTGGCAAATTCCCATCTTTGGTGTGAAACCTTGTCACATATTCGAGATGACACTTTACGTGTCTGCCGTCATTACTAGTCATCCCATTATTATACACAATGTTTACAA ATCTTATCGCGACAAAACGGGTAAAATGCGATCATTCAGCGAAGCAATCCGACCATTAGTACCGCTTAGCAGTCTATTTATTATGTGTACCGTGTGGGTACTGTGCTCACGAAATGGAATAATCGATATGGAACCAAGACTGTACTTTGTAATGTGTGGTACACTTTTCTCCAACATTTGT tgCCGTCTTATTGTAGCTCAAATGTCTGATACTCGGGCGGATCTTTGGAACGGGCTGCTCAACTTGCTGTGTGTGGTTGCCTTCTTCTGTATCCTGCCCTATCCACTCCTTGGTATGCCCGAGCTAAGCATCCAGGTCGAACGATACCTGCTGTACGGGTTGACATTCTGCGTCACGATCGCGCACATACACTACGGTGCAGGAGTAGTACGCGAAATGTGTCATCATTTCCGGATTCGTTGTTTCAAA AAATTCAGCATGCCGTACAGTCAGATGATTAGCCCTACGGTCCCCTATCTCAGGAAAGACGAGCTTAGAAACCCGCACTCACCGTCGGCCAGCAGCATGCGTGGTTATCCATGTGATCGCAACCGATAG